One Chitinophaga varians DNA window includes the following coding sequences:
- a CDS encoding serine hydrolase domain-containing protein, protein MYSFHFQRIILLLLLLVKTVLVFSQTTRPPDKVFAPATPEDEGFSSKGLSDIFTYVKENNINTHSLLIVRNKKIIFDASFYPFRPGLRHDIASCTKSVTSLLIGIAIDKGYIKNEDQLVASFFPEIKPTGKGFETLSIKDLLTMKSGFACGFSNEDSLFHALFPSNNWAKFIFEIPFEAPPGQQFSYCSCNYYLLGEIIYRATKLSPEDFAKKYLFHDLGITSVYWSKNNHGINYGWGDLALQPRDLAKIGQLLLDGGQWDHRSVISAEWVRKAKSMYTVFPNGNGYGYGFWIDKGGSWNMEGRGRQRVHIDSIHQAIVVETGGGLTEDQKERIGSMIGKSLLSDKKIKSNPVAYNNLKRMTLQAAKPVTGPPGRIPITAGSEKLFNRTLVFPENSLAIENAKIIRKEGRLSLLLKQAGQQTVIYPLGFGNAYQFYQDAGSGHLYALRAYWKSVDEFEIEFNWLSKINKFLIDFKIMDNRPEVSIKEGTHGINETFPVSIKD, encoded by the coding sequence ATGTACAGCTTCCATTTTCAAAGGATTATTTTATTGCTGCTGTTACTGGTTAAAACAGTGCTTGTTTTTTCCCAGACAACAAGGCCCCCCGACAAAGTATTTGCGCCCGCTACGCCGGAAGACGAAGGGTTTTCCTCCAAAGGCCTCAGTGATATATTTACTTATGTAAAAGAAAATAACATCAATACTCACAGCCTTTTAATTGTACGTAATAAGAAGATCATATTTGACGCGTCTTTTTATCCTTTTCGGCCGGGCTTACGACATGACATCGCTTCCTGCACCAAATCGGTAACATCCCTGCTGATTGGCATCGCTATCGACAAAGGTTATATAAAGAATGAAGACCAGCTGGTGGCCTCCTTCTTCCCGGAAATCAAACCCACAGGGAAAGGCTTTGAGACATTGTCCATCAAAGACCTGCTCACTATGAAATCGGGGTTTGCGTGTGGATTTTCCAATGAAGACAGCCTGTTTCATGCATTATTCCCTTCAAACAACTGGGCTAAGTTCATTTTTGAAATTCCTTTTGAGGCACCTCCCGGTCAGCAGTTCTCTTATTGCAGCTGTAATTATTACCTGCTGGGTGAAATTATTTACCGCGCCACTAAACTGTCTCCTGAAGACTTTGCTAAAAAGTATCTCTTTCATGATTTAGGTATAACGTCTGTTTATTGGTCTAAAAATAATCATGGTATTAATTACGGTTGGGGTGATCTGGCCCTGCAACCACGCGATCTCGCTAAAATCGGCCAGCTGTTGTTAGATGGTGGCCAGTGGGACCATCGGTCCGTTATCTCCGCAGAATGGGTAAGAAAAGCCAAATCAATGTATACGGTATTTCCAAACGGAAACGGCTACGGTTACGGCTTTTGGATTGACAAGGGCGGTAGCTGGAATATGGAAGGCAGGGGCAGGCAAAGGGTGCATATCGATTCCATACACCAGGCTATTGTTGTCGAAACAGGAGGAGGACTGACTGAAGATCAGAAAGAGCGGATAGGCAGTATGATTGGTAAATCACTGCTTTCTGATAAAAAAATAAAAAGTAATCCGGTAGCTTATAACAATCTGAAAAGGATGACGCTTCAGGCGGCAAAGCCGGTAACCGGTCCTCCGGGCCGCATTCCCATTACTGCCGGTAGCGAAAAGCTGTTTAACAGGACGCTCGTTTTCCCGGAAAATAGTTTAGCTATTGAGAATGCCAAAATTATCCGGAAAGAAGGGCGTTTGTCCCTTTTGTTAAAACAGGCCGGCCAACAAACGGTCATCTATCCGTTAGGATTTGGCAATGCCTATCAGTTCTATCAGGATGCCGGTTCGGGGCATCTGTATGCGCTAAGAGCGTATTGGAAGAGCGTCGATGAATTTGAAATCGAATTTAACTGGTTATCAAAGATTAATAAATTCCTGATCGATTTTAAAATAATGGACAACAGGCCTGAAGTGTCGATTAAAGAAGGCACACATGGTATCAATGAAACGTTCCCGGTGTCAATAAAAGATTAA
- a CDS encoding TetR/AcrR family transcriptional regulator produces the protein MPLKNTGTEQLIKDTAKRLLFAEGKLHATTQEIADAAGVNRTALHYYFRSRDLLIAAIFQDAMQDLSQRLNECMTADQPFKAKTENIIAVFLRDMIAFPYQETFLVTEINTLGKQLISDIQAGPVKHYLDEAAIEMKKGNIEKMQPAHFLMNLFSLLSYPLIMAPLYKKLFQVSDKGFKELINERGKIIISLLFKK, from the coding sequence ATGCCTTTAAAAAATACAGGAACGGAACAGCTTATCAAAGACACGGCCAAACGGTTGCTTTTTGCAGAAGGGAAACTCCATGCCACCACGCAGGAGATAGCAGATGCCGCCGGCGTCAACAGAACTGCGCTACATTATTACTTCCGCTCCAGGGACCTGCTGATTGCCGCCATATTCCAGGATGCCATGCAGGACCTCAGCCAGCGGCTCAACGAGTGCATGACGGCTGACCAACCGTTTAAAGCCAAGACAGAAAATATCATTGCTGTGTTCCTGCGGGACATGATCGCCTTTCCCTACCAGGAAACATTCCTGGTTACAGAGATCAACACATTAGGCAAGCAGCTTATCTCCGACATCCAAGCCGGCCCTGTCAAACACTACCTGGACGAAGCCGCTATTGAAATGAAGAAAGGCAACATTGAGAAAATGCAGCCGGCCCATTTTCTGATGAACTTATTTTCATTGTTGTCCTATCCCTTAATCATGGCCCCTCTCTACAAAAAGCTGTTCCAGGTCTCTGACAAAGGCTTTAAGGAGTTGATCAACGAACGTGGAAAAATTATTATCAGTTTGTTGTTTAAAAAATAA
- a CDS encoding ABC-F family ATP-binding cassette domain-containing protein — protein sequence MQYVHPDNEELFHDLDLILNDGEKAALVGINGAGKSTLLRIVSGKLDVTSGEIIHSETPWYVPQHLGEFDTWTVAKALGADKKLDALHAILQGDTDTRHFTALEDDWDIENKVARALEKWDLGNIHENRLLGSLSGGQKTRLFLAAMDMNSPHLVLLDEPSNHLDVKTRAKLYAMVLQSKATMLIVSHDRTLLNLMNKTLELSEKGIEVFGGNFDFYQQKKQEKVSALRARLNEQSKALKEYGKKATDMAGQRAQLELKGRSAGLSNSIPRIIAGGLKNKAERSTARMLNAHEEKISNLLLGIEETKAQIQEYETLKIDIRSPEINPGEPVIDMAAVNFKYGDRLLWNNLSFQIKSGERVQIEGENGSGKTTLLKIITRELQPVEGSYNSSAFSFFYLDQNYSMLDPKLSVYDQLLEYNNRRLEEDELKELLVYAQFNPAAFDKKCAALSGGERMKLSLSCLLVNHQAPDVLILDEPTNNLDILSLEVLTLAVKNFRGTLLVISHDDYFINEIGIDYRISLI from the coding sequence TTGCAATATGTTCACCCGGATAATGAGGAACTGTTCCACGACCTGGACCTTATTTTAAACGATGGAGAAAAGGCAGCACTGGTGGGAATAAACGGCGCCGGCAAATCAACCCTGCTGCGCATCGTTTCGGGCAAACTGGACGTAACATCGGGCGAAATTATCCATTCGGAAACGCCCTGGTACGTACCACAACACCTGGGAGAATTTGACACCTGGACCGTTGCCAAGGCATTAGGGGCGGACAAAAAACTGGACGCCCTGCACGCTATCTTACAGGGAGACACGGACACCCGGCACTTTACAGCGCTGGAGGACGACTGGGACATCGAAAATAAAGTGGCACGGGCCCTTGAAAAATGGGACCTCGGCAATATCCATGAAAACCGGTTACTGGGAAGCCTGAGCGGCGGCCAGAAGACCCGCCTTTTCCTGGCAGCCATGGATATGAACAGCCCCCATCTCGTTCTGCTGGACGAGCCCTCCAACCATCTGGACGTCAAAACCAGGGCAAAGCTCTACGCCATGGTGCTACAGAGCAAAGCTACCATGCTGATCGTGAGCCACGACAGGACACTGTTGAACCTCATGAACAAAACCCTGGAACTCAGCGAAAAAGGCATAGAAGTATTTGGCGGAAATTTTGATTTTTACCAGCAGAAAAAACAGGAAAAAGTAAGCGCCCTGCGTGCGCGGCTGAACGAACAGTCCAAAGCACTGAAAGAATACGGAAAAAAAGCCACCGACATGGCCGGCCAAAGGGCGCAACTGGAGCTCAAAGGCCGATCGGCAGGATTGAGCAACTCCATACCCCGCATTATTGCCGGCGGCTTAAAGAACAAAGCGGAGCGCAGCACCGCGAGAATGCTAAATGCCCATGAAGAAAAGATAAGCAACCTGTTGCTGGGCATAGAAGAGACCAAAGCCCAAATCCAGGAGTACGAAACGCTTAAAATCGACATCAGGTCGCCGGAAATCAATCCGGGAGAGCCAGTGATCGATATGGCGGCCGTTAACTTTAAGTACGGCGACCGGTTGTTGTGGAATAATCTTAGCTTTCAGATCAAATCCGGCGAACGGGTACAGATCGAAGGCGAGAACGGGAGCGGTAAGACCACCCTGTTGAAAATTATTACCAGGGAACTGCAACCTGTCGAAGGCAGCTATAACAGTTCAGCCTTCTCTTTCTTTTATCTTGATCAAAACTACTCCATGCTCGATCCGAAACTAAGCGTTTACGATCAGCTACTGGAGTATAATAACCGCAGGCTGGAAGAAGATGAATTAAAAGAATTATTAGTTTACGCGCAGTTCAATCCAGCGGCTTTTGACAAAAAATGCGCAGCATTAAGCGGTGGTGAACGAATGAAGCTATCACTGAGTTGTCTGTTGGTCAATCATCAGGCGCCGGATGTACTGATCCTGGACGAACCGACCAACAACCTCGACATACTGAGCCTGGAAGTGCTGACATTGGCAGTAAAAAACTTCAGGGGCACGCTGTTGGTGATTTCGCATGACGACTATTTTATCAATGAAATCGGCATTGACTATCGTATCAGTTTAATTTAA
- a CDS encoding AraC family transcriptional regulator, translating to MKPLIEKLTLSENTSFVARTYRTPHFEVPWHQHHEYELILILEGGGTAFVGDYIGDFKPGDIFFLGSNLPHTFQKSGDMITSAVVVQFLDSLWGNELLNLPEGVYMKNLLLAAAQGLKIPESYREKMADIIQGLENQQRFGRIISLFQCLNMMAESGDYITLSSQTPDANYRIKQAEIDLILQYTNRNFRNKISLREVSAVVNMSVAAFCKYFRRSTKKTYVDYLNEMRIGYACKLLKDTNSSVIEICFESGFNTLANFNKQFLKYKSITPSAFRKKVKHPSTHFAVDYDYRILSEK from the coding sequence ATGAAGCCGCTCATAGAGAAACTTACTTTATCAGAGAACACATCCTTTGTAGCGAGGACCTACCGTACTCCGCACTTTGAGGTGCCCTGGCATCAACACCATGAATATGAGCTTATTCTGATCCTGGAAGGCGGAGGGACCGCTTTTGTGGGTGACTATATCGGGGATTTCAAACCGGGAGACATCTTTTTCCTTGGCTCCAACCTGCCCCATACCTTTCAGAAGTCCGGAGACATGATCACCAGTGCAGTGGTCGTTCAGTTCCTCGACAGCCTTTGGGGAAACGAGCTGCTTAATTTACCGGAAGGAGTGTATATGAAAAACCTCCTGCTGGCAGCAGCACAGGGCTTAAAGATACCGGAAAGCTACAGGGAGAAAATGGCGGACATTATCCAGGGACTGGAAAACCAGCAGCGTTTTGGCCGCATCATCAGCCTCTTTCAGTGCCTGAACATGATGGCAGAGTCAGGGGATTACATCACCCTCTCTTCACAAACACCGGATGCCAACTACCGCATCAAACAAGCGGAGATTGATTTAATCCTTCAATATACCAACCGGAACTTCCGGAATAAAATCAGTCTCCGGGAAGTATCAGCAGTGGTCAATATGAGCGTGGCCGCCTTCTGTAAATACTTCCGGAGAAGCACTAAAAAGACCTATGTCGATTATCTCAACGAAATGAGAATAGGTTATGCCTGTAAACTATTGAAAGATACCAACAGCAGCGTGATTGAAATATGCTTCGAAAGCGGCTTCAATACCCTCGCCAATTTTAATAAACAGTTCCTGAAATATAAGTCGATCACCCCCTCTGCCTTCAGAAAGAAGGTAAAACACCCGTCCACCCATTTTGCCGTAGACTACGATTACAGAATATTGTCTGAAAAGTAG
- a CDS encoding xylulokinase — protein MYFIGYDIGSSSIKAALLDADSGRCVASAISPSREMPMQVPNKGWAEQDPERWWQEVVTATGLLRQQVQIDPSTIGGIGIAYQMHGLVCVDKHQEVLRPAIIWCDSRAVHVGNKAFNALGKEYCLDHLLNSPGNFTASKLRWVAENEPDIYGRIDKILLPGDFIAMKLTGEARTTVSGLSEGVFWDFKANAVSSKLLDYYNIDESLLPAIVPTFGQQGMLTAAAAETLQLRPGIPVTYRAGDQPNNALSLNVLRPGEAATTAGTSGVVYAVHDQHASDQQSRVNTFVHVSNSPEQPRNGVLMCLNGTGIANSWLKNMLGDIDYTAMNSEAALCAPGADGLMVFPFGNGAERILGNRHTGASIRYLDFNRHGRRHMLRAVQEGIVFGLNYGMDIMSGMGLKINKVRAGNANMFLSPLFREIFADTADAVIELYNTDGAQGAARGAAIGAGYVNMEEAFRGMERLMVIEPEPVRQAQYRDAYSKWLTELRSKL, from the coding sequence ATGTATTTTATTGGTTACGATATTGGTTCCTCTTCTATAAAAGCTGCTTTACTGGACGCAGACAGTGGCAGATGCGTGGCATCTGCTATCAGTCCGTCCCGGGAAATGCCCATGCAGGTTCCCAACAAAGGATGGGCAGAGCAGGACCCGGAGCGCTGGTGGCAGGAAGTTGTCACAGCTACAGGCCTGTTAAGGCAGCAGGTGCAGATAGACCCTTCCACTATCGGCGGTATCGGCATCGCCTATCAGATGCATGGCCTGGTATGTGTAGACAAGCACCAGGAGGTGTTGCGCCCGGCTATTATCTGGTGCGACAGCCGTGCGGTGCATGTTGGTAACAAGGCGTTCAATGCGCTGGGAAAGGAATATTGCCTGGACCATCTGCTGAATTCCCCCGGAAACTTCACCGCTTCTAAATTGCGCTGGGTAGCTGAAAATGAACCGGATATCTATGGACGTATTGACAAGATTTTGTTGCCCGGGGATTTTATTGCCATGAAGCTGACAGGGGAGGCGCGTACCACTGTTTCCGGTCTTTCGGAAGGCGTCTTCTGGGATTTCAAGGCCAATGCGGTCAGCAGCAAATTATTGGATTACTATAATATTGATGAAAGCCTGTTACCTGCCATAGTGCCCACTTTCGGCCAGCAGGGAATGCTTACTGCCGCAGCTGCGGAAACATTACAGCTGCGTCCCGGCATCCCGGTCACTTACCGGGCGGGTGATCAGCCTAATAATGCCTTGTCGCTCAACGTGCTGCGGCCGGGAGAAGCGGCAACTACCGCCGGCACGTCCGGCGTAGTGTATGCGGTGCATGACCAGCATGCGTCTGACCAGCAAAGCCGTGTCAACACGTTCGTGCATGTCAGCAACAGCCCGGAACAGCCGCGTAACGGCGTACTGATGTGCCTTAACGGTACCGGTATCGCCAACAGCTGGCTGAAAAATATGCTGGGCGATATCGACTATACCGCCATGAACAGTGAAGCTGCGTTATGCGCTCCCGGCGCAGACGGACTGATGGTATTTCCTTTTGGCAACGGTGCGGAAAGGATACTGGGCAACAGGCATACAGGTGCTTCCATCAGGTACCTCGATTTTAACCGGCATGGCCGCAGGCATATGCTGCGGGCAGTGCAGGAGGGAATCGTGTTTGGTCTCAACTATGGCATGGACATCATGTCCGGCATGGGACTCAAAATTAACAAGGTAAGGGCCGGCAATGCCAATATGTTTCTCAGCCCGCTCTTCCGAGAAATATTCGCGGACACTGCGGATGCTGTCATTGAATTATACAATACCGATGGCGCACAGGGCGCGGCGCGCGGCGCCGCTATCGGGGCTGGATATGTGAATATGGAAGAGGCATTCCGCGGAATGGAGCGCCTGATGGTGATTGAACCGGAGCCGGTCCGCCAGGCGCAGTACCGGGATGCCTACAGCAAATGGCTCACGGAGTTACGTTCGAAACTATAG
- the xylA gene encoding xylose isomerase: MSITLGDHEYFKGIGKISYEGPQSDNPLAYKWYDENRIIAGKSMKELFRFAVSYWHTFCGTGGDPFGPGTKSFPWLASTDAEQSAKDKMDAAFEFITKLGLPYYCFHDVDLIDEGTDLATYEKRMQLIVDYARQKQAASGVKLLWGTANVFSHPRYMNGAATNPDFTVVTYAGTQVKNSLDATLALGGENYVFWGGREGYMTLLNTDMKREQEHLARFLGMARDYARKQGFKGTFFIEPKPCEPTKHQYDFDSATVIGFLHRYGLEKDFKLNIEVNHATLAGHTFQHELQVAADAGMLGSIDANRGDAQNGWDTDQFPTNLNELVESMLIILEAGGFSGGGVNFDAKTRRNSTDLEDIFHAHIGGIDTFARAAVIAEKVLTQTPYKKFRQERYSSFDTGKGREFEEGKLSLEDLRQLAIAGNAPALISGKQEWLENLINNSIA; encoded by the coding sequence ATGAGCATTACATTAGGAGACCACGAGTATTTTAAAGGCATAGGGAAGATCAGCTACGAAGGCCCGCAGTCTGATAATCCCCTTGCCTACAAGTGGTATGACGAGAACCGGATCATTGCAGGTAAATCCATGAAAGAGCTTTTCCGCTTTGCTGTCAGCTACTGGCACACCTTCTGTGGCACCGGCGGCGATCCTTTCGGCCCAGGCACCAAAAGCTTTCCCTGGCTTGCCTCCACGGATGCGGAACAAAGCGCTAAAGACAAGATGGACGCGGCGTTTGAGTTCATCACCAAACTGGGGTTGCCTTACTACTGTTTCCATGACGTGGACCTGATAGACGAAGGAACGGACCTGGCCACGTATGAAAAACGGATGCAGCTGATCGTGGACTATGCGCGTCAGAAGCAGGCCGCCAGCGGCGTTAAACTGCTGTGGGGCACGGCCAATGTGTTCAGCCACCCCAGATATATGAACGGGGCGGCCACCAATCCTGATTTCACCGTGGTGACCTATGCAGGCACGCAGGTGAAAAATTCACTGGACGCCACCCTGGCGCTGGGAGGGGAGAATTACGTCTTCTGGGGAGGCCGTGAAGGCTACATGACCCTGCTGAACACAGATATGAAGCGGGAACAGGAACACCTGGCGCGTTTCCTGGGCATGGCCCGCGATTATGCGAGGAAGCAGGGCTTTAAAGGCACGTTCTTTATTGAGCCCAAACCCTGTGAGCCTACCAAACACCAGTACGATTTCGACAGCGCCACGGTAATTGGTTTCCTGCACCGCTACGGACTGGAAAAAGACTTTAAGCTAAACATTGAGGTAAACCACGCCACCCTGGCAGGACATACTTTCCAGCATGAACTGCAGGTAGCTGCCGATGCCGGTATGCTGGGCAGCATCGATGCTAACCGCGGAGATGCGCAGAATGGCTGGGACACTGACCAGTTCCCCACCAACCTGAATGAGCTGGTGGAAAGTATGCTCATCATCCTGGAAGCGGGCGGGTTCTCCGGCGGCGGTGTGAATTTCGACGCCAAAACCCGGCGCAACTCCACCGACCTGGAAGATATATTCCATGCGCATATCGGCGGCATTGATACTTTTGCGCGGGCTGCCGTGATCGCGGAAAAAGTATTGACACAAACGCCGTACAAAAAATTCCGTCAGGAACGCTACAGCTCCTTCGATACTGGAAAAGGCCGGGAGTTTGAAGAAGGGAAGTTGTCACTGGAAGACCTCCGCCAACTGGCCATAGCAGGCAATGCGCCTGCGCTGATCAGCGGAAAACAGGAATGGCTGGAGAACCTGATTAATAACAGTATCGCTTAA
- a CDS encoding AraC family transcriptional regulator — MSREQTQPNFILLNIGHAIHNADWNWQKVSSPFIRVHFVESGTARLIREDKTYDLKKNHLYLTPAYTTHGYRCEGHLSLYYLHIYEEQGHHSSLFDLLDVPVEMKADALTIQLIKRLARVHPERKLPHFDPWSYDNLPTLARNIARQHAAPLGYEMEAQGIIRQIISRFLVHATDKNLHIDKRILQSLHYIRTHLHKPISVDMLAENSFLTKDHFIRLFKKDMGCTPGKYINAQKLEKAQRIMMSRDIAIKDLAYSLGFENDAYFNRFFKKQTGENPGNYKKRVRLLAADNIPQ, encoded by the coding sequence ATGAGCAGAGAACAAACACAGCCCAATTTTATATTGCTGAACATCGGCCACGCCATACATAACGCCGACTGGAACTGGCAGAAAGTAAGCAGTCCTTTCATCAGGGTACATTTTGTGGAAAGCGGCACTGCCAGGCTTATCCGCGAGGACAAAACATATGACCTGAAAAAAAACCACCTGTATCTCACTCCGGCCTATACCACTCACGGGTACAGGTGCGAAGGACATTTGTCTTTGTATTACCTCCACATTTATGAGGAGCAGGGCCACCACAGCAGCCTCTTCGATCTGCTGGACGTGCCGGTGGAGATGAAAGCCGACGCGTTGACCATCCAGCTGATCAAACGCCTTGCCCGTGTGCATCCTGAGCGAAAGCTGCCACATTTCGATCCCTGGTCTTATGACAACCTTCCTACACTGGCCCGCAACATTGCCCGCCAGCATGCGGCTCCCCTCGGTTATGAAATGGAAGCGCAGGGCATCATCAGGCAGATCATATCCAGGTTCCTGGTACATGCCACCGATAAAAACCTGCATATCGACAAACGTATACTGCAATCGTTGCATTACATCCGCACCCACCTGCACAAACCCATCAGCGTGGACATGCTGGCAGAGAACAGCTTCCTCACCAAAGACCATTTTATCCGGCTGTTCAAAAAAGATATGGGCTGTACACCCGGGAAATATATCAACGCGCAGAAACTGGAAAAGGCACAACGGATCATGATGAGCCGGGACATCGCGATCAAAGACCTGGCTTACAGCCTCGGATTTGAGAACGACGCGTATTTCAACCGTTTCTTCAAAAAACAGACAGGGGAAAATCCCGGAAACTATAAAAAGAGAGTCCGGCTGCTGGCAGCGGATAATATTCCGCAATGA
- a CDS encoding zinc-binding alcohol dehydrogenase family protein: protein MRIISCIKPGMLEYREVPEPVCLPGYSIIKIRRIGVCGTDIHAFGGTQPYFSYPRVLGHELAAEFVEGDAPRLRKGDIVTVIPYQHCGKCIACRSGHTNCCQHMQVIGVHCDGGMAERLMVPSHLLLPAAGLESDRLALVEPFAIAAHGVRRAAISHGENVLVVGAGPIGLATMEMAAIAGANVLAIDVSAYRLSWAKKITGVKAAFHATEEYLAEQLKEATQGDMPTVVIDATGNLNAINNAFRYMSHAGRYVLIGLQKGDITFSHPEFHKREGTLMSSRNATKQDFDWVLENIRIGKITPEKYITHHSHFNDIVEEFPSLISDGNIVKAVISLD, encoded by the coding sequence ATGCGGATAATTTCTTGTATTAAGCCGGGGATGTTGGAATACCGTGAGGTTCCGGAGCCGGTATGTTTACCCGGTTATTCCATCATAAAAATCCGGCGTATCGGTGTGTGCGGCACCGATATCCATGCTTTTGGCGGCACGCAGCCCTATTTCAGCTATCCCCGTGTGCTGGGGCATGAGCTGGCTGCCGAGTTTGTGGAGGGCGATGCGCCACGGTTGCGCAAAGGTGATATCGTCACTGTTATTCCTTACCAGCATTGCGGTAAATGTATTGCCTGCCGCAGCGGCCACACGAATTGTTGCCAGCATATGCAGGTGATAGGTGTGCATTGCGATGGCGGCATGGCGGAACGCCTCATGGTGCCTTCGCACCTGCTGCTGCCGGCCGCGGGACTGGAGTCCGACCGCCTTGCGCTGGTGGAGCCTTTTGCCATTGCTGCGCATGGTGTGCGCCGTGCGGCCATATCGCATGGTGAAAACGTACTGGTGGTAGGAGCGGGGCCTATCGGCCTGGCCACCATGGAAATGGCCGCCATCGCCGGGGCCAATGTGCTGGCCATCGACGTAAGCGCCTACCGGCTCTCCTGGGCAAAAAAAATCACCGGCGTAAAAGCTGCCTTCCATGCAACGGAAGAATACCTGGCAGAGCAGCTGAAAGAGGCCACACAGGGCGATATGCCCACGGTGGTGATTGATGCGACCGGTAACCTGAACGCTATCAACAACGCGTTCCGCTATATGTCGCACGCCGGAAGATATGTGCTGATAGGACTGCAGAAAGGCGACATCACTTTCAGTCACCCCGAGTTCCATAAACGGGAAGGTACGCTGATGAGCAGCCGTAATGCAACAAAGCAGGATTTTGACTGGGTGCTGGAAAATATCCGTATCGGAAAAATCACACCGGAAAAATACATCACCCACCACAGTCACTTTAATGATATAGTGGAAGAATTTCCTTCGCTGATTAGCGACGGAAATATTGTAAAGGCTGTTATCAGCCTCGATTAA
- a CDS encoding aldo/keto reductase, whose amino-acid sequence MRSPLLINGRQLPELVFGTSGLGNLFVSISRQEKINIVNECIRHSRDVTVFDSAGKYGAGLALEMLGVALKETAADLSAVIISNKLGWYRTELKTPEPTFEPGVWKDLQHDAVQRISYNGIIECFEQGNELLGGIIPQMVSVHDPDEYLAKAKDDRHRVRLYDDILQAYQALFDLKEKGLVAAVGVGAKDWRVLQQIAQDILLDWMMVANSLTVFTHPPELISFIAEQDSKGVHVINSAVYHSGFLLGSDYFDYRKLDSSDPEDASYFEWRDCFNRICAEHQITPAEACLNFGLHVPGVRSVAVNTTKAARVSENFKMTDKIIPPAFWQQMQAAGLTI is encoded by the coding sequence ATGCGCTCACCACTGCTAATAAACGGGCGGCAGTTACCGGAACTGGTTTTCGGTACCAGCGGCCTGGGGAATCTTTTTGTCAGTATCAGCCGACAGGAGAAAATCAATATTGTAAACGAATGCATTCGCCATTCCCGGGACGTCACGGTATTTGACTCCGCTGGCAAATACGGCGCAGGACTGGCTTTGGAGATGCTGGGCGTTGCGTTGAAAGAGACAGCGGCAGACCTGTCTGCGGTAATCATCAGTAACAAACTGGGATGGTACCGCACTGAACTGAAAACACCGGAGCCCACCTTCGAACCGGGCGTGTGGAAAGACCTGCAACATGATGCGGTGCAACGCATCAGTTACAACGGCATCATCGAATGTTTTGAACAGGGCAACGAGTTATTGGGAGGTATTATACCGCAAATGGTTTCGGTGCATGATCCGGATGAATACCTCGCCAAAGCAAAAGACGACCGGCATCGTGTACGGCTATACGATGATATCCTGCAGGCTTACCAGGCGCTTTTCGACCTGAAGGAAAAAGGACTGGTGGCCGCGGTGGGAGTGGGTGCCAAAGACTGGCGCGTGCTGCAACAAATAGCGCAGGACATCCTGCTGGACTGGATGATGGTGGCCAACAGCCTGACGGTGTTCACGCATCCGCCGGAGCTGATATCCTTTATAGCAGAACAGGACAGCAAAGGCGTGCATGTTATCAATTCAGCGGTGTATCATTCCGGGTTTCTGCTCGGCAGTGATTACTTCGATTACCGGAAGCTGGACAGCAGTGACCCGGAAGATGCGTCCTACTTTGAATGGCGCGATTGTTTTAACCGGATATGTGCAGAACATCAAATTACGCCGGCGGAGGCCTGTCTGAATTTTGGCCTGCATGTACCGGGGGTAAGGAGCGTGGCGGTCAATACAACGAAGGCTGCCCGGGTCAGTGAAAATTTCAAGATGACAGACAAAATTATCCCGCCTGCGTTCTGGCAACAAATGCAGGCCGCCGGATTAACGATATAA